In a genomic window of Punica granatum isolate Tunisia-2019 chromosome 6, ASM765513v2, whole genome shotgun sequence:
- the LOC116210046 gene encoding fatty acyl-CoA reductase 3-like, with protein MEFGSVVQFLEDKTILVTGATGFLAKIFVEKVLRVQPNVKKLYLLLRASDAKTAAHRFHNEVIGKDLFRVLKEMWGENFSSLISEKVAVVAGDISVDYLGVKGSDLREQMWGQIDAIINLAATTKFDERYDVSLGINTLGSKHVVDFAKRCGKLKVLVHVSTAYVCGEKGGLIEERHYQMGQTLNGASGLDIDAEVKLAQDKLKELTAMGSTPQEISMAMKDLGISRAKTYGWPNTYVFTKAMGEMLVGRLKGNLPVVTSRPTIISSTYKEPFPGWVEGVRTIDSLTVSYGKGKLPCFLCDPRGIIDVIPADMVVNSIIVAMAANAGHQRPDDEVIYQVGSSLGNPLRYCNLEEYGYRYFSEHPWINKEGKAVIVGKVKILSSMASFRRYMALRYLLLLKGLEVANAAFCQFFQGTYLDMSRKINHVMRLMELYRPYLFFKGVFDDINTEKLRAAMRDNGAEADIFYFNPKCINWDDYFRRIHLPGVVKYVLK; from the exons ATGGAGTTCGGAAGCGTAGTGCAGTTCCTCGAGGACAAGACGATCCTTGTTACCGGTGCCACTGGCTTCCTCGCTAAGA TCTTTGTGGAGAAGGTGCTGAGAGTTCAGCCGAATGTGAAGAAACTGTACCTTCTTCTGAGGGCTTCCGATGCCAAAACGGCCGCTCACCGGTTTCACAATGAG GTGATAGGTAAGGACTTGTTCAGGGTGCTGAAGGAGATGTGGGGTGAGAACTTCAGTTCACTCATCTCAGAGAAGGTGGCCGTCGTCGCCGGAGACATCTCCGTTGATTATTTAGGGGTCAAAGGCTCTGACCTGAGAGAGCAGATGTGGGGCCAAATTGATGCCATCATTAACTTAGCTGCAACCACCAAATTTGATGAGAG GTACGATGTTTCGTTGGGCATCAATACCTTGGGGTCCAAGCATGTCGTCGACTTCGCGAAGCGATGCGGCAAGCTGAAGGTTCTTGTCCACGTGTCAACTG CATATGTGTGTGGGGAGAAGGGAGGATTGATAGAGGAGAGGCACTATCAGATGGGGCAGACATTGAATGGGGCGTCAGGGCTCGACATTGATGCAGAGGTGAAGTTGGCCCAGGACAAGTTGAAAGAGCTCACAGCTATGGGCTCCACCCCTCAGGAGATCTCTATGGCCATGAAGGACTTGGGCATCTCGAG GGCAAAGACATATGGGTGGCCTAACACTTACGTGTTCACAAAGGCCATGGGAGAGATGCTCGTGGGGCGGTTGAAAGGAAATCTACCTGTTGTCACCTCTCGTCCCACCATCATCTCCAGTACTTACAAAGAACCCTTCCCCGGCTGGGTTGAAGGTGTTAG AACCATAGACAGCCTCACAGTGAGCTATGGTAAAGGCAAACTCCCGTGTTTTCTATGCGATCCGAGGGGGATCATTGATGTG ATACCCGCTGACATGGTAGTGAATTCGATCATAGTGGCAATGGCAGCGAACGCGGGCCACCAGCGACCCGATGATGAGGTGATCTATCAGGTGGGGTCTTCTCTCGGGAATCCCCTCAGGTACTGCAATCTCGAGGAGTACGGGTATCGCTACTTTTCTGAGCATCCATGGATTAACAAGGAAGGGAAGGCCGTGATAGTTGGGAAGGTTAAGATCCTCAGCAGCATGGCCAGTTTCCGAAGATACATGGCCCTTCGATACTTGCTGTTGCTTAAG GGACTGGAAGTGGCAAATGCAGCATTCTGCCAGTTCTTCCAGGGCACCTACCTCGACATGAGCCGGAAGATTAATCACGTGATGCGTCTCATGGAGCTTTACCGGCCGTACTTGTTCTTCAAGGGAGT ATTTGACGACATTAACACGGAGAAGTTGCGAGCTGCCATGAGGGACAACGGGGCGGAGGCAGACATATTTTACTTCAACCCGAAATGCATCAACTGGGATGACTACTTCAGGAGGATTCACCTTCCCGGCGTTGTGAAATACGTCTTGAAATGA
- the LOC116211391 gene encoding protein SUPPRESSOR OF K(+) TRANSPORT GROWTH DEFECT 1 has translation MYSNFKEQAIEYVKQAVQEDNAGNYAKAFPLYMNALEYFKTHLKYEKNPKIREAITQKFTEYLRRAEEIRAVLDEGGPGPASNGDAAVATRPKTKPKDGSGGDGDDAEKEKLKAGLNSAIIREKPNVKWNDVAGLESAKQALQEAVILPVKFPQFFTGKRRPWRAFLLYGPPGTGKSYLAKAVATEADSTFFSVSSSDLVSKWMGESEKLVSSLFQMARESAPSIIFIDEIDSLCGQRGEGNESEASRRIKTELLVQMQGVGHNDEKVLVLAATNTPYALDQAIRRRFDKRIYIPLPDLKARQHMFKVHLGDTPHNLTESDFESLARKTEGFSGSDIAVCVKDVLFEPVRKTQDAMFFIKTPNDLWVPCGPKQSGAVQISMQELAAQGEASKILPPPISKTDFDKVLARQRPTVSKADLDVHERFTKEFGEEG, from the exons ATGTACAGCAACTTCAAGGAGCAGGCAATCGAGTACGTCAAGCAGGCGGTGCAGGAAGACAATGCCGGGAACTACGCCAAGGCCTTCCCCCTATACATGAACGCGCTCGAGTACTTTAAGACCCACCTCAAGTACGAGAAGAACCCTAAGATTCGCGAGGCCATCACCCAGAAGTTCACCGAGTACCTCCGCAGGGCTGAGGAGATCAGGGCCGTGCTCGATGAGGGAGGACCTGGGCCTGCCTCAAATGGTGACGCCGCAGTCGCGACCCGCCCCAAGACGAAGCCCAAGGATGGAAGTGGTGGCGACGGGGATGATGCCGAGAAGGAGAAGCTGAAGGCCGGGTTGAATTCCGCCATCATAAGGGAGAAGCCTAATGTGAAGTGGAACGATGTGGCCGGGCTCGAGAGCGCAAAGCAGGCACTTCAGGAGGCCGTTATATTGCCTGTTAAATTTCCGCAGTTCTTCACTG GCAAGCGCCGGCCATGGAGGGCCTTTCTGTTGTATGGTCCTCCTGGGACAGGAAAGTCATACTTAGCAAAGGCTGTTGCTACTGAAGCGGACTCTACATTTTTCAG TGTATCTTCGTCAGACCTTGTATCGAAGTGGATGGGTGAGAGTGAGAAGTTGGTTTCCAGTCTCTTTCAAATGGCCCGTGAAAGTGCTCCGTCCATTATCTTCATCGATGAAATAGATTCCCTCTGCGGCCAGCGTGGAGAAGGCAATGAAAGTGAAGCTTCTAGACGTATCAAAACAGAACTTCTTGTCCAGATGCAG GGTGTTGGACATAATGATGAGAAAGTTCTTGTTCTTGCAGCAACCAATACTCCTTATGCTCTTGATCAG GCCATCAGGAGGCGTTTTGACAAGCGTATATACATTCCTCTACCAGATCTGAAGGCTCGGCAGCACATGTTCAAG GTTCATTTAGGAGATACTCCTCACAATTTAACTGAGAGTGATTTTGAAAGCTTGGCACGGAAGACTGAGGGTTTCTCTGGTTCAGATATAGCTGTTTGT GTTAAGGACGTCCTCTTTGAACCTGTTCGCAAGACCCAGGATGCTATGTTCTTCATAAAGACTCCCAATGACTTGTGGGTTCCTTGTGGACCCAAACAATCAGGTGCCGTTCAAATCTCCATGCAGGAGCTGGCTGCCCAAGGAGAAGCTTCTAAG ATCCTTCCTCCCCCAATCTCGAAGACAGATTTTGATAAAGTGCTGGCAAGACAGAGGCCGACTGTGAGCAAAGCAGACCTAGATGTCCATGAGAGATTCACAAAGGAGTTTGGGGAGGAAGGGTAA
- the LOC116210503 gene encoding CO(2)-response secreted protease-like, with amino-acid sequence MMRSSALIALLFLSSFALASNAATSVAKHYIVYMGPHSHPDSESVIRANHEMLSSVTESLDEAQTSVVHHYSKSFQGFSALLTPEQAEQLSGKGGVISIFESRMIQLHTTHSWEFLGVNSLQYEGQMPSGSMFDVIVGVIDTGLWPESRSYDDTGVGPVPERFRGECIPGENFTSAHCNRKIIGARYYYKGFEADEGPLESFNQTFFRSARDGDGHGSHTSSTIAGSVVDDVSLYGLGRGTARGGAPHARLAMYKACWFNLCSDADILAAMDDAISDGVDILSLSLGPSPPQPSYFHNTISIGAFHAFQKGILVSASAGNSFFPRTATNVAPWILTVAASTVDREFTTNIYLGNSKIVKGYSLNPFKMGTSCGLIAGGAAAALGIPSKNASYCKNSTLDPILVKGKIVVCTLEELTDNRREKANTVKTAGGIGVVLVDPLAKDVGFQFAIPGSVITPLGAAELQAYLTTERYPTAQIVPTTTVLQTRPAPTMGMFSSMGPNIITPDIIKPDITAPGINILAAWSPVETIATSGRAVDYNIISGTSMSCPHVSAIAAILRSAHPSWSPAAIKSAIMTTATPMDNSKKLIGKNPNGSETTPFDYGSGHVNPAAALDPGLIYDFDSADVINFLCSLGAGPLELKNLTGELLSCPKNLTPSYDLNYPSIGVANMSGSLSVHRTVTYYGQGAAVYSSYVEYPAGVKLTVNPPQLKFSQAGEKLTYRIDFTPYQSSNGSFVFGSLTWSNGVHQVRSPIGLNVVSVSNRD; translated from the exons ATGATGAGATCTTCCGCTCTAATCGCGCTCCTCTTCTTGTCAAGCTTTGCTTTAGCAAGTAATGCTGCCACCTCTGTTGCAAAG CATTACATAGTTTACATGGGGCCCCACTCCCATCCCGACTCGGAATCTGTGATCAGAGCAAACCATGAGATGCTATCTTCAGTAACTGAAAG TCTTGATGAAGCACAGACTTCAGTGGTTCACCACTACAGCAAAAGCTTCCAGGGCTTCTCGGCTTTGCTTACACCTGAACAAGCTGAACAACTTTCCG GGAAGGGCGGAGTCATCTCCATCTTTGAGAGCAGGATGATACAACTGCACACGACTCATTCCTGGGAATTCCTAGGAGTGAATTCCCTCCAGTATGAAGGCCAAATGCCCTCAGGTTCAATGTTCGATGTAATTGTCGGCGTGATCGACACTG GACTTTGGCCTGAATCCCGAAGTTATGATGATACAGGAGTAGGCCCTGTTCCGGAAAGGTTTAGGGGTGAATGCATTCCAGGAGAGAATTTTACTTCAGCTCACTGCAACAG AAAGATCATAGGTGCAAGGTACTATTACAAAGGGTTTGAAGCCGATGAGGGGCCCCTTGAGTCATTTAACCAGACGTTCTTCCGGTCAGCACGGGACGGTGATGGGCACGGGAGCCACACGAGCTCAACAATTGCCGGGTCTGTGGTCGATGATGTTAGCCTGTATGGGCTGGGCCGAGGGACCGCGAGGGGTGGGGCTCCACACGCCCGACTGGCCATGTACAAGGCCTGTTGGTTCAACCTTTGCAGTGATGCTGATATTTTGGCAGCTATGGACGATGCGATAAGTGATGGAGTCGATAtactctccctctctctcggCCCTAGTCCTCCTCAGCCTAGTTATTTCCACAACACAATCTCAATTGGAGCGTTTCACGCATTCCAGAAAGGCATTCTCGTCTCTGCATCAGCGGGGAACTCCTTTTTTCCACGAACTGCAACTAATGTTGCTCCATGGATACTAACTGTGGCCGCTAGTACAGTGGACCGAGAGTTCACCACGAACATATATCTCGGGAACTCAAAAATTGTAAAG GGTTACTCTCTGAATCCTTTCAAAATGGGAACTTCTTGTGGGCTAATAGCAGGGGGTGCTGCAGCAGCTCTCGGGATTCCGTCAAAGAATGCAAG CTACTGCAAGAACAGTACTTTAGATCCAATTTTGGTTAAGGGAAAAATTGTGGTCTGCACCCTGGAAGAATTGACAGACAATCGGAGGGAGAAGGCCAACACTGTAAAGACCGCAGGAGGAATCGGAGTAGTTCTTGTGGATCCGCTTGCCAAAGATGTCGGGTTTCAGTTTGCAATCCCAGGTTCTGTAATCACTCCATTAGGAGCAGCAGAGCTTCAAGCGTATCTTACAACAGAAAG GTATCCAACTGCTCAAATTGTTCCGACAACAACTGTCCTGCAAACGAGGCCAGCGCCAACAATGGGGATGTTTTCTTCGATGGGACCGAACATCATAACACCagatatcatcaaa CCTGATATAACTGCACCAGGAATCAACATTCTGGCTGCGTGGTCTCCTGTTGAAACCATAGCCACATCAGGTCGAGCTGTTGACTATAACATAATATCAGGAACATCGATGTCGTGCCCGCATGTGTCCGCCATTGCAGCGATCCTAAGATCTGCCCATCCTTCTTGGAGCCCTGCAGCAATTAAGTCCGCAATAATGACAACAG CAACTCCCATGGACAACAGTAAGAAACTCATTGGAAAGAACCCGAACGGCTCTGAGACCACACCCTTTGACTATGGTTCGGGCCACGTGAACCCTGCTGCCGCGCTGGACCCAGGCCTTATCTATGACTTCGACTCCGCCGACGTGATCAACTTCCTATGCAGCCTCGGTGCCGGCCCTTTGGAGCTCAAGAACCTGACTGGGGAGCTGCTCTCCTGCCCAAAGAATCTGACCCCGTCCTACGACCTTAACTACCCTTCAATTGGAGTGGCCAATATGAGTGGGAGCTTATCGGTCCATCGAACAGTCACTTACTATGGTCAGGGTGCTGCGGTTTACAGTTCATATGTAGAGTATCCGGCTGGTGTGAAGCTCACTGTGAATCCTCCTCAGCTTAAGTTCTCACAGGCAGGGGAGAAGTTGACCTATAGGATAGATTTTACTCCCTACCAGAGCAGCAATGGGAGCTTTGTGTTCGGGTCATTGACATGGAGCAATGGTGTGCACCAGGTCCGGAGTCCTATTGGCCTCAACGTGGTCTCAGTCTCCAACAGAGACTGA
- the LOC116212067 gene encoding proteinaceous RNase P 2-like, producing MAGAQNQPNNKKTKKKKPSSEIEFQLNLNSCSKDKDLNGAIALYEAATSQNLRLNLQHVNSLLYICSNCVASDPSLKQSAIQFGFRVYDHALSSNISPSEATATAVARLAAANGEGDRAFALVRSMGEHGILPRLRTYDPALYWFCDNSEAEKAYEVEEHMASAGLTPEEPGLMALLRVSAEVGRDEKVYEYLHKLRNCVRSVSEATAKAIEDWFRGERACEAGKVNYDVGRLKDSVLRNGGGFHGMGWVGKGKWNVRRGRVDESGVCECCGEQLACVDIDDVETEMFADSVAALAMEREAKANFSEFQDWLNKHADYEAIVDGANIGLYQQNFSDGGFSVPQLEAVVKELYNRSGSKWPLVVLHNKRFRALRDNPSHRKLLDEWIDKGVLYTTPGGSNDDWYWLYATVKLRCLIVTNDEMRDHIFELLGSNVFLKWKERHQVRYTFTKGSPVLLMPPPFSVVIQESCKGSWHVPILSDNNEETAISWLCITRPSFNGVPSNPDCCRNNQNGVNSMAITGKRKERSPSPVH from the exons ATGGCGGGAGCTCAAAATCAGCCGAATAACAAGAagaccaagaagaagaagccatcCTCTGAAATCGAATTTCAGTTAAACCTCAACTCTTGCTCCAAAGACAAGGACTTGAACGGCGCAATCGCCCTCTATGAGGCCGCAACCTCCCAAAACCTCCGCCTGAATCTACAGCACGTCAACTCCCTCCTCTACATATGCTCCAACTGCGTCGCCTCAGACCCTTCCCTGAAGCAATCAGCGATCCAGTTCGGTTTCCGCGTCTACGATCACGCGCTGTCCTCCAACATCAGCCCCAGTGAGGCCACCGCCACCGCCGTTGCTCGGCTCGCCGCGGCAAATGGGGAAGGCGATCGCGCTTTTGCATTGGTTAGGTCCATGGGGGAGCATGGTATTCTCCCCAGGCTGCGCACATATGATCCCGCCTTGTATTGGTTCTGCGACAACTCCGAAGCAGAGAAGGCCTATGAAGTCGAGGAGCATATGGCTAGTGCGGGATTGACCCCGGAGGAGCCCGGGCTCATGGCTTTATTGAGAGTAAGTGCTGAGGTGGGCAGAGACGAGAAGGTTTATGAGTATCTGCATAAGCTGAGGAACTGCGTCCGGTCTGTTAGTGAAGCGACTGCAAAGGCAATCGAGGATTGGTTTCGAGGAGAGAGGGCTTGTGAAGCTGGTAAGGTGAATTATGATGTGGGCCGCTTGAAAGATTCAGTTTTGAGGAACGGCGGAGGGTTTCACGGGATGGGGTGGGTCGGCAAGGGGAAGTGGAATGTGAGGAGAGGACGTGTGGATGAATCTGGAGTTTGTGAATGTTGTGGGGAGCAGCTGGCTTGTGTAGATATTGATGATGTGGAGACCGAGATGTTTGCGGATTCTGTGGCTGCATTGGCCATGGAAAGGGAGGCTAAGGCCAATTTTAGCGAATTTCAG GATTGGCTCAATAAACATGCTGATTATGAAGCTATTGTTGATGGAGCAAATATTGGACTCTACCAGCAGAATTTCTCAGATGGAGGTTTCTCTGTTCCTCAG CTTGAAGCGGTGGTGAAAGAGCTCTACAATAGGAGCGGAAGCAAATGGCCACTTGTTGTCTTGCACAATAAACGCTTCCGAGCTCTCCGGGACAATCCTTCCCATAGGAAGCTGCTGGACGAATGGATAGACAAGGGAGTCTTGTATACGACCCCTGGTGGATCGAATGATGATTG GTACTGGCTTTATGCTACCGTGAAACTGAGATGCCTTATCGTGACAAATGATGAGATGCGAGATCACATTTTTGAGCTCCTGGGAAGCAACGTCTTCCTCAAGTGGAAGGAGAGACATCAA GTCCGTTATACTTTCACAAAAGGAAGCCCGGTGCTTCTTATGCCACCTCCATTTTCTGTAGTCATTCAG GAATCATGCAAAGGATCATGGCATGTGCCCATCTTGAGCGACAACAATGAGGAAACCGCAATATCTTGGCTTTGCATTACAAGGCCGAGCTTCAATGGAGTCCCATCAAATCCTGACTGTTGCAGAAATAACCAAAATGGCGTCAATTCAATGGCTATCACCggtaaaagaaaagagagatctCCGTCTCCCGTGCATTGA